One genomic window of Centropristis striata isolate RG_2023a ecotype Rhode Island chromosome 20, C.striata_1.0, whole genome shotgun sequence includes the following:
- the LOC131993345 gene encoding ribonuclease-like 3 → MRIPLACLLLLSATVLSQDANPGYIKFINQHINGQMRADRCDHVIRTRQITKTDSNECKETNTFIRATTNLVKPVCGLAGEPYGQLTKSLRPFDIVVCTLKSQGRYPNCQYRGQARTRKIAFRCENGLPVHYDRDIVYFEN, encoded by the coding sequence ATGAGGATCCCATTGGCTTGTTTGCTGCTGCTTTCTGCTACTGTGCTCTCTCAGGATGCAAACCCTGGTTACATAAAGTTTATAAACCAACACATCAATGGCCAGATGCGTGCTGACAGATGTGACCACGTGATACGAACGAGACAGATCACCAAGACCGACAGCAATGAGTGCAAAGAGACCAATACCTTCATCCGAGCCACCACCAACTTAGTCAAACCTGTCTGTGGGCTTGCAGGAGAGCCATACGGTCAGTTGACCAAAAGCCTTCGACCTTTCGACATTGTTGTTTGTACACTGAAAAGTCAGGGCAGGTATCCCAACTGTCAGTACCGTGGTCAAGCTCGCACCAGGAAGATTGCATTCAGATGTGAAAACGGTCTTCCTGTGCACTATGACAGAGACATCGTGTACTTTGAAAACTGA